One Candidatus Hydrogenedentota bacterium genomic region harbors:
- a CDS encoding uroporphyrinogen decarboxylase family protein yields the protein MSTHTLKHLPLRNPRPDAQRFVDILMGRRQGPPPLIEYIVDTTVLKPVVTNLLGREWVGEPSDRASMKAYLDNFIAFWHRMGYDIVRLEIGLPFAERRILHDDVVSVSDHQRAWNNQHEGAIASWEDFERYDWPSPENVDFFPLEYVCANLPDGMGFVTCHAAGVFEHVSQIMSIEGLCIASYEQPDLVAAVFDKVGTLLEEYYERLFGLENLCAILQGDDMGFRTGTLIAPDDMKRYALPWHKRLARRTHDAGSPYFLHSCGNLATIIDALIDDVGIDGKHSFEDAIMPAEAFQECYGSKIAVLGGVDINRLAAGTPAEVRAHTRFLIETCGARGRYAIGSGNSIPSYVPFENYLAMLDEAHDVNGV from the coding sequence ATGAGCACGCACACGCTGAAACACCTGCCACTTCGAAATCCGCGGCCTGATGCCCAGCGATTCGTCGATATTCTGATGGGGAGGCGTCAGGGACCGCCCCCGCTCATCGAGTACATCGTGGACACCACTGTCCTCAAACCTGTCGTGACCAATCTGCTCGGCCGGGAATGGGTTGGAGAACCCTCCGACCGCGCTTCCATGAAGGCCTATCTCGACAACTTCATCGCGTTCTGGCACCGAATGGGCTACGACATCGTCCGCCTGGAAATCGGCCTGCCCTTCGCTGAGAGGCGTATCCTTCACGACGACGTCGTGTCTGTATCCGACCATCAGCGCGCCTGGAACAACCAGCACGAGGGCGCCATCGCCTCGTGGGAAGATTTCGAGCGCTACGATTGGCCGTCTCCCGAAAATGTGGACTTCTTTCCCCTCGAATACGTGTGCGCAAACCTGCCCGACGGGATGGGGTTCGTGACCTGCCACGCAGCCGGAGTTTTCGAGCACGTCTCGCAGATCATGTCCATCGAAGGGCTTTGCATCGCCTCGTACGAACAGCCGGACCTCGTCGCCGCGGTCTTCGACAAGGTGGGAACGTTGCTCGAAGAGTACTACGAACGCCTTTTCGGGCTCGAAAACCTCTGCGCCATCCTGCAAGGCGACGATATGGGATTCCGCACCGGAACGCTCATCGCTCCGGACGACATGAAACGCTACGCCTTGCCCTGGCATAAACGCCTGGCGCGGCGCACCCATGACGCCGGATCGCCTTATTTTCTGCACTCCTGCGGCAATCTTGCCACCATTATCGACGCTCTTATTGACGACGTGGGCATTGACGGCAAACATTCGTTCGAGGACGCGATCATGCCCGCCGAAGCGTTCCAGGAATGTTATGGCAGTAAGATAGCCGTGTTGGGCGGTGTCGACATCAACCGGCTTGCGGCGGGCACACCGGCCGAGGTCCGCGCTCACACGCGCTTCCTCATCGAGACCTGCGGGGCGCGCGGCCGCTACGCCATCGGCTCGGGCAACTCGATCCCGAGCTATGTGCCCTTCGAGAATTATCTGGCCATGCTCGACGAAGCCCACGATGTGAATGGAGTATGA